Proteins from a genomic interval of Dendropsophus ebraccatus isolate aDenEbr1 chromosome 6, aDenEbr1.pat, whole genome shotgun sequence:
- the SUCNR1 gene encoding succinate receptor 1: MDQESPNCSSVDCLLEKYYLSTVYSLEFIFGILGNGIVMFGYIFGIKKWSSGNVYLFNLCLSDFAFLCTLPLLIHSYTHGSWMFEEFLCYSNRYLLHANLYTSILFLTFISIDRYLIIKFPFKDHIMQKTGTAIIISVGIWVAVMLEIGPILFFIELRDSSQCLSYGSSGMASSSLIYSMCLTVTGFLIPLCTMCIFYLQMARFLKTRNGTLTTSFSLEKPLTLVSVAVIVFFILFTPYHIMRNVRIASRLEGWNLSEEAMVAINSIYVLTRPIAFLNSVINPVFYFLMGDNFREMLLAKIRNCFKTMNCRCIYDFKFACHESRDYTTDS; this comes from the exons ATG GACCAAGAAAGCCCCAACTGTTCTTCAGTTGATTGCCTACTTGAGAAATACTACCTATCTACTGTGTATTCCCTGGAATTCATATTTGGAATTCTTGGCAATGGCATTGTGATGTTTGGCTATATTTTCGGCATAAAGAAGTGGTCCAGTGGAAATGTGTACCTATTCAACCTATGCTTGTCAGACTTTGCCTTCCTATGCACCCTTCCTCTTCTGATTCACAGCTACACCCATGGAAGCTGGATGTTTGAGGAGTTTCTGTGCTATAGCAACAGATACTTGTTGCATGCCAATCTCTATACCAGCATCCTTTTCCTCACCTTCATCAGTATTGATCGATATTTGATTATTAAGTTTCCTTTTAAAGATCATATTATGCAGAAGACGGGAACAGCGATTATCATTTCTGTTGGTATTTGGGTTGCAGTGATGTTAGAAATAGGTCCAATTCTGTTTTTCATAGAACTGCGCGACAGCAGCCAATGTCTCAGCTATGGAAGTTCTGGGATGGCATCTTCAAGCCTTATTTATAGCATGTGCCTTACCGTCACTGGCTTCCTCATCCCACTCTGCACCATGTGTATATTTTACTTGCAAATGGCCCGCTTTTTGAAAACCAGAAATGGAACCCTTACAACGTCCTTCTCCCTGGAGAAACCTCTCACATTAGTCTCTGTTGCGGTGATTgtgttctttattttatttacccCATATCACATCATGAGAAATGTCAGGATCGCCTCCCGTTTGGAAGGATGGAACCTGAGCGAGGAAGCAATGGTCGCCATCAACTCCATATATGTCCTCACAAGACCGATTGCTTTTTTGAATAGTGTGATAAACCCTGTCTTCTATTTTCTTATGGGGGACAACTTCAGGGAAATGTTACTAGCAAAAATAAGAAACTGTTTCAAGACTATGAATTGTCGCTGCATATATGATTTCAAATTTGCCTGCCATGAATCCAGGGATTATACCACAGATTCCTAG